A window of the Synchiropus splendidus isolate RoL2022-P1 chromosome 6, RoL_Sspl_1.0, whole genome shotgun sequence genome harbors these coding sequences:
- the nat8l2 gene encoding N-acetyltransferase 8-like 2 has translation MQLLIRRYQPADKDVVRSLFSVGILEHIGPCFRNAMSNPVHLSITLSLCVFSYLLGSVLTAVLAVLWVLAIYGCCHEIYAGFVRVKLHTDMQDICGNYLNRPDSCFWVAEAELYGKVQILGMVAVVAKQNGKEKYGELFRMIISPQCRRTGLGLKMTQMVLDFSEQQGFSKVVLETSSTQVAAIALYEKLGFEVVLTHTNTEGPVWMAWLSGVKVIRMEKKLGK, from the coding sequence ATGCAGCTGCTGATTCGTCGCTACCAACCTGCCGACAAGGACGTGGTGCGGTCTCTATTCAGCGTTGGAATCTTGGAGCACATCGGACCATGTTTTCGCAACGCCATGAGCAACCCTGtccacctgtccatcacccTCTCCCTCTGTGTCTTCAGCTACCTGCTTGGTTCTGTGCTGACTGCTGTGTTGGCAGTACTCTGGGTTCTTGCCATCTACGGCTGCTGTCACGAGATTTACGCTGGCTTTGTCAGGGTGAAGCTGCACACCGACATGCAGGACATCTGCGGGAACTATCTAAATCGACCAGATAGCTGTTTTTGGGTGGCTGAGGCGGAGCTTTACGGCAAGGTCCAAATATTAGGTATGGTTGCAGTCGTGGCCAAACAAAACGGGAAAGAGAAGTACGGAGAGCTATTCCGAATGATCATTTCACCTCAGTGCAGGCGCACTGGACTCGGCCTCAAGATGACGCAGATGGTACTGGACTTCTCTGAGCAACAAGGCTTTTCAAAAGTGGTTCTGGAGACCAGCTCCACGCAGGTGGCGGCTATTGCCCTTTATGAGAAACTAGGCTTTGAAgtggtcctcacacacacaaacactgaaggCCCCGTCTGGATGGCCTGGCTGTCTGGAGTGAAGGTTATAAGAATGGAGAAGAAGTTGGGGAAGTAA